The Oculatellaceae cyanobacterium genome contains a region encoding:
- the nadC gene encoding carboxylating nicotinate-nucleotide diphosphorylase, protein MTEQLKQAIAVLPPWIVLDPLLHNWLLEDIGRGDHTTQGLLGWESRSGQASWTAKEVGVIAGLPLAGRVFQLLNSDLSFVSVAAEGEVCQRGQVVAQMHGSLEAMLTGERVALNLAMRLSGIATLTRKYVEQIADLPTKLVDTRKTTPGLRLLEKYATQVGGAANHRMGLDDAVMIKDNHIEAAGGIEKAITRIRSQMPYPLTIEVETETLAQVKEALQYGADIIMLDNMPLEMMRQAVEMIRDSNDRIKIEASGNITLETIRAVAETGVDYISSSAPITRSTWLDLSMNLDLSSMEEKETLG, encoded by the coding sequence ATGACTGAGCAACTAAAACAAGCGATCGCAGTTTTACCCCCCTGGATAGTACTAGACCCACTTCTCCACAACTGGTTACTAGAAGATATTGGTCGGGGCGATCATACAACTCAAGGGTTGTTAGGCTGGGAATCTCGTTCTGGTCAAGCTTCGTGGACGGCTAAAGAAGTTGGAGTGATTGCAGGATTACCTTTAGCTGGGCGAGTATTCCAACTGCTGAATTCAGATTTAAGTTTTGTGAGTGTCGCTGCCGAGGGCGAAGTTTGTCAGCGAGGACAAGTTGTTGCACAAATGCACGGGTCGCTGGAAGCCATGCTGACGGGAGAACGAGTTGCTTTAAATTTAGCTATGCGACTAAGTGGAATTGCAACATTAACTCGCAAATATGTTGAGCAAATAGCCGATTTACCAACAAAATTGGTGGATACTCGCAAAACGACCCCTGGATTAAGACTGTTGGAAAAGTACGCAACTCAGGTAGGAGGGGCGGCTAATCATCGAATGGGATTAGATGATGCGGTGATGATTAAGGATAATCACATTGAGGCGGCTGGAGGGATAGAAAAAGCTATTACTCGCATCCGTTCCCAAATGCCTTATCCATTAACTATAGAGGTGGAGACGGAAACACTCGCCCAAGTCAAAGAAGCTTTGCAGTATGGGGCAGATATTATCATGCTGGACAATATGCCGTTGGAGATGATGCGTCAAGCTGTAGAGATGATTCGCGATAGCAATGACCGCATCAAAATTGAGGCTTCAGGTAATATCACTTTGGAAACTATTCGCGCAGTTGCTGAAACGGGTGTGGATTATATATCCAGCAGTGCGCCAATTACTCGCTCAACTTGGTTGGATTTGAGTATGAACCTAGACCTTAGTAGTATGGAGGAGAAAGAAACGCTCGGTTAA